A stretch of bacterium DNA encodes these proteins:
- a CDS encoding RNA-binding protein, which yields MKKIYVGNLPFSATEDQVTKLFEQHGAVHSVALITDRETGRPRGFGFVEMDDSAAMAAISALDGQSMDGRNLSVNEAQDRPKRTGGGGGFGGGGGGGRSGGSGGGYGGGSGGGRSG from the coding sequence ATGAAGAAGATCTACGTGGGTAACCTGCCGTTCTCCGCGACCGAGGACCAGGTGACCAAGCTGTTCGAGCAGCATGGCGCCGTGCACTCGGTGGCACTGATCACCGATCGTGAGACCGGCCGGCCCCGCGGCTTCGGTTTCGTGGAGATGGACGACAGCGCGGCCATGGCCGCGATCTCGGCCCTCGACGGCCAGAGCATGGACGGCCGTAACCTGAGCGTGAACGAGGCTCAGGACCGTCCGAAGCGCACCGGCGGCGGCGGCGGCTTCGGTGGTGGCGGCGGCGGCGGTCGCAGCGGCGGCAGCGGCGGCGGCTACGGCGGTGGCAGCGGTGGTGGCCGCAGCGGC